Proteins encoded together in one Larus michahellis chromosome 4, bLarMic1.1, whole genome shotgun sequence window:
- the RAG1 gene encoding V(D)J recombination-activating protein 1 gives MSVAPQMDLPEEIQHPYTKFSEWKFKLFKVRSFEKTPSDNSQQINKDQAEEFTSSNKEIVLDKDEAVPRQEKMDLMGNREALEKDVNDMKTQDNKAHQHNLKQLCRICGVSFKTDCYKRTHPVHGPVDDETLWLLRKKEKKATSWPDLISKVFKIDVRGDVDTIHPTRFCHNCWSIIHRKFSNTPCEVYFPRNSTMEWQPHSPNCDVCHTTSRGVKRKSQPPSVQHGKRVKTIAERARINRGVKNQAQINNKNLMKEIVNCKNIHLSTKLLAVDYPVDFIKSISCQICEHILADPVETTCRHLFCRTCILKCIKVMGSYCPSCWYPCFPTDLVTPVKSFLSILDSLGIRCPVKECDEEILYGKYGQHLSSHKEMKDRELYSHINKGGRPRQHLLSLTRRAQKHRLRELKRQVKAFAEKEEGGDIKAVCMTLFLLALRAKNEHRQADELEAIMQGRGSGLHPAVCLAIRVNTFLSCSQYHKMYRTVKAVTGRQIFQPLHALRTAEKALLPGYHPFEWKPPLKNVSTNTEVGIIDGLSGLTLSIDDYPVDTIAKRFRYDAALVCALKDMEEEILEGLKAKNLDDYLNGPFTVVVKESCDGMGDVSEKHGSGPAVPEKAVRFSFTVMNIAIACGNESKRIFEEVKPNSELCCKPLCLMLADESDHETLTAILSPLIAERESMKNSELLLEMGGILRTFKFIFRGTGYDEKLVREVEGLEASGSTYICTLCDATRLEASQNLVFHSITRSHAENLERYEIWRSNPYHESVDELRDRVKGVSAKPFIETVPSIDALHCDIGNATEFYRIFQMEIGEVYKNPDVSKEERKRWQLTLDKHLRKKMNLKPMMRMSGNFARKLMSKETVEAVCELIKCEERHEALKELMDLYLKMKPVWRSSCPAKECPELLCQYSYNSQRFAELLSTKFKYRYEGKITNYFHKTLAHVPEIIERDGSIGAWASEGNESGNKLFRRFRKMNARQSKCYEMEDVLKHHWLYTSKYLQKFMNAHKTLKSQGFTIDPEDSLGDSLPLEVLESNDSVQL, from the coding sequence ATGTCAGTAGCACCACAAATGGACCTGCCTGAAGAAATTCAGCATCCGTACACAAAATTTTCTGAATGGAAATTCAAGCTGTTTAAAGTAAGATCATTTGAAAAAACACCTTCTGATAACAGCCAGCAGATAAACAAAGATCAGGCAGAAGAATTCACTTCTTCAAACAAAGAAATCGTACTGGATAAAGATGAAGCAGTACCAAGACAAGAAAAGATGGACTTAATGGGCAACAGGGAGGCACTTGAGAAAGATGTCAATGACATGAAAACACAAGACAATAAAGCTCATCAGCACAATCTGAAGCAACTTTGCCGCATCTGTGGAGTTTCATTTAAAACTGATTGTTACAAAAGAACTCATCCAGTGCATGGGCCAGTGGATGATGAAACTTTGTGGCttctgagaaagaaagagaaaaaagcaaccTCTTGGCCAGATCTTATCTCTAAGGTTTTTAAGATTGATGTGCGAGGGGATGTTGATACTATCCATCCCACTCGATTTTGTCACAACTGCTGGAGTATTATCCACAGAAAATTCAGTAATACTCCATGTGAAGTGTATTTTCCTCGGAACAGCACGATGGAGTGGCAGCCCCACTCCCCAAACTGTGATGTGTGCCACACTACCAGTCGGGGAGTCAAGAGAAAAAGCCAGCCACCCAGTGTACAACATGGCAAACGTGTGAAGACCATTGCAGAACGTGCTCGAATAAACAGAGGTGTAAAGAACCAAGCACAGataaacaacaaaaatttaaTGAAAGAGATTGTCAATTGCAAGAATATACATCTCAGCACTAAGCTGCTTGCAGTTGATTACCCAGTAGATTTCATTAAATCCATCTCTTGCCAGATCTGTGAGCATATTTTGGCAGATCCAGTGGAAACAACATGCAGACACTTGTTTTGCAGAACTTGCATCCTTAAATGTATCAAAGTTATGGGCAGCTATTGCCCCTCCTGCTGGTATCCTTGCTTCCCTACTGATCTGGTAACCCCAGTGAAATCCTTCCTGAGCATCCTTGATAGCCTGGGTATAAGATGCCCTGTAAAGGAATGTGATGAAGAGATCTTATATGGAAAATATGGCCAACACCTCTCCAGccacaaagaaatgaaagacagaGAGCTCTACAGCCACATAAATAAAGGTGGCCGACCAAGGCAGCATCTCCTATCTTTGACCAGGAGAGCTCAGAAACATCGTCTGAGAGAACTGAAACGTCAAGTCAAGGCTTTTGCTGAGAAAGAAGAGGGCGGTGATATAAAGGCTGTATGCATGACTTTGTTCCTGCTAGCTTTAAGAGCAAAAAATGAACACAGACAAGCAGATGAATTGGAGGCGATAATGCAAGGGAGGGGATCTGGACTTCACCCTGCTGTCTGCCTGGCAATCCGAGTCAACACATTTCTCAGCTGTAGCCAATATCATAAAATGTATAGAACAGTAAAAGCTGTCACTGGGAGGCAGATCTTCCAGCCTTTGCATGCTCTTCGCACTGCTGAGAAAGCCCTCCTACCAGGTTATCATCCCTTTGAGTGGAAACCTCCCTTGAAAAATGTATCCACTAACACAGAAGTGGGGATTATAGATGGACTATCAGGATTGACACTCTCAATTGATGACTACCCAGTAGACACAATTGCAAAGAGATTTCGATATGATGCAGCCTTGGTTTGTGCCCTAAAGGACATGGAGGAGGAGATCTTGGAAGGcctgaaagcaaaaaacctgGATGACTATTTGAATGGTCCCTTCACTGTGGTAGTAAAAGAGTCCTGTGATGGAATGGGAGATGTCAGCGAGAAGCATGGAAGTGGGCCTGCTGTCCCAGAGAAGGCTGTTCGCTTTTCTTTCACAGTCATGAACATTGCTATAGCATGTGGGAATGAAAGCAAGAGGATCTTTGAAGAAGTAAAGCCCAATTCAGAGTTGTGTTGCAAGCCCTTGTGCCTTATGCTCGCTGACGAATCGGATCATGAAACTCTGACAGCAATCCTGAGCCCCCTCATAGCAGAAAGAGAGTCTATGAAAAACAGTGAACTGCTACTTGAAATGGGAGGCATCCTGAGAACGTTCAAATTCATCTTTAGGGGTACAGGATATGATGAGAAACTCGTGCGAGAAGTGGAAGGGCTGGAGGCCTCAGGTTCCACCTACATTTGCACCCTGTGTGACGCAACCCGTCTGGAGGCGTCCCAGAATTTGGTCTTCCACTCCATAACCAGGAGCCATGCTGAAAATCTGGAGCGCTATGAAATATGGAGGTCCAACCCATATCATGAATCTGTTGATGAGCTCCGTGACAGAGTGAAGGGTGTTTCAGCTAAACCTTTTATTGAGACTGTTCCCTCCATAGATGCGTTGCATTGTGACATTGGCAATGCAACAGAATTCTACAGGATcttccagatggagatcggtgaagTTTACAAGAATCCTGACGTCTctaaagaggagaggaagaggtggCAGTTAACTCTTGACAAACACCTCAGAAAGAAGATGAACTTGAAGCCTATGATGAGGATGAGTGGAAATTTTGCTAGAAAGCTCATGTCCAAAGAGACAGTAGAGGCAGTATGTGAATTAATAAAGTGTGAGGAAAGGCATGAGGCCCTAAAAGAATTAATGGATCTTTATCTGAAGATGAAGCCAGTGTGGCGATCTTCATGCCCTGCCAAGGAGTGTCCAGAATTGCTGTGCCAGTATAGCTACAATTCACAGCGTTTTGCTGAGCTCCTATCTACAAAGTTCAAGTACAGATATGAAGGCAAGATTACAAATTATTTCCACAAAACCCTTGCTCACGTTCCTGAAATCATTGAAAGAGACGGTTCCATTGGGGCCTGGGCAAGTGAAGGAAATGAGTCTGGAAACAAACTGTTTAGGAGGTTCAGAAAAATGAATGCCAGACAGTCCAAATGCTATGAGATGGAGGATGTCTTGAAGCATCACTGGCTGTACACCTCTAAGTACCTCCAGAAGTTCATGAATGctcataaaacattaaaaagccaGGGCTTCACCATTGATCCAGAGGATAGTTTAGGTGACTCGTTGCCATTGGAGGTCTTGGAAAGCAATGATTCAGTGCAACTCTAA